GGCAGAAGTCAATTTAATCTCAGATCTCCTTGGCTCCCAAGTGGCTCTTTTACCCCTATATCACACTCTATGAAAATTGAGTCAGTAGCCCTTGTAAGCTAATGTGTTCCTGTGTACCTGGGTATATTAAGGCAAAGACCAAGGACTAGATAGTTTTTTCTTGGAGatgctttcttttgtttgtttggttgattAGTTTGGTGTTATTTGGTTTTgcagaactagggattgaacccaggaatgctctaccactgagatacaccctcaactttttaattttttaatttgagacaggtcttgctaagttgctgaggctggcctcatatttgcaatcctcctgcctcaggctccccagaagttgggattataggcaaatgccattgtgcctggcactGATGTTCCTAGGGGGATTTGTATACTGTTATAGAACTGGAACACATGGTTTCTAAGAATCCTTCTAAGTACATGTTCAAATAAGGCCTCGCTAACTAAAACCTGCTACTCTTACATGTCTTCTAGGACATCAACTATGTTTATAATTAGAATTACTTTTTCAGGTAAGGCATTGTCCTCAAAAAAGGAACTGAAGATATATCCCATGACATTTTCCTAGAAGACTAAATCCAGCAGATGTTGTTAGTACCCTACATAGTCCCCTCATCATTCACCATTCTCAAACATGCCATGCAAACTTGTTATAAGCACCCCAAATTCTCTACCTCAGGGTTTTCCTTTGATTCATTCTCACAGTGTAGGCCGGAAGTACCGGAAAGTTAACATCCTTGGAAGCACACACTAGCTAATGACAGATATTAACCAGAAGACAAATATTTCTGCTTTCAGAGCTATCCCAAACAAGATGATGGAAGCAGGAATGGAACCAAGTTGCCCACTGGGGTCACCTGTCCTTTATTTAATACACCCTTTATTGCTTTTCTCCAACCTTCCTGCCTCATTTCCCCAAATCCTTACTGGTACTTTCAGGGATCACCTCCAAAATGAAATAGTTGTTCTCAAGGCCTTGTCTCAGAGTCTATTTTTGAGGAAACCCATATCTGAACCTTGGCATTACTGACATTTTGGCCTGGAGAATTATTTCTTTGGGCCACAAAATCAAACCCAGCTGAGAAGCACTGTTTCCTTGAGGTGCCTGTGGGAAGCTTGTGTGGAGGGGTAGGTCTGAGGCAGGCCTGTTGGGGTGGGCTGTGGGTGAGCTTAAGTTTAGTGGAGGGCACAGGTGGGGTGAggaggaaggtgtgtgtgtgtgtgtgtgtgtgtgtgtgtgtgtgtgtgtatagctcTTCCTATTTCATAACTGTTCCTGCTGCCAAGCAGTTGCTTGTCCAAAATAGATAAACAGCTCAGAACTAAACTCTGTACCCCTATAGTTcctttcagaaaaatgagaagcatGCAGAGACCATTTTGCTGTTTGTGTAACATCAGTTTTTCAGGTGAATTCGGTTTGGATGACAGGCCCTTAAGCAGTCACTTCATAGCCTGTCAGTTTCTGGGTTGCTAGGATGTTTTGACTTTTAAGTACTATGTGagctattaaaaaatcaatatgtgGTTCCACTATGGGGAATGCTGTCAATCAGAGTAAAGGGTCAGATAAAAGATGCAAATGTCTTCTTACCTGAAGCCTTGGGCTTGATTTGGCTGGTGTATATGCAAAAGAAACCCTTGAAGAAGATGATAGACTTTCAGGGATGACAAAGGAGATTGCAGGTATTTAAGATCGCACCCCAAGCCCTGTATCCCTGTAAATAGAAGCAGTAAAGAGGAAAAATGTGGATTGATACCTATGATAAAGTATATTATTCATTAGATTCCTGGCATAAAGGTTCTGATTAAAGTTCCTCATTACCACTGAATTCTGAGACCTCCCAAGGTCAATCAGTATAGCAAGCTGGTGCTGGATACTGGACATGCCCTGCCCAAATCTACTTGGATCCCTTCCATTAGTTTGGTGTGCTCTGCACCCAGGGTCAGTGTGCTTTTCTGATAATGATTGGCACCTCTGACCTTCTTTGGCACCTTTCTCTTTGTTTAATGGAGTTGTCTTACCTATATATAGACTCTGGGAGTTTATATCACCCTGGGTAAGCCCACAGTCAATGGGAAGGAATAGGAAAGCCCAGATCCCTTGCCTCATGCTGAAATAAATTCTTGGTGTAACTTATACTCCGGACCTCCACCTTAGGATTAGGACAAAGCTGAGACTTTTCCTGAAATTGCAGCCTTACATcttgatttcctttctttctctgtcctgcAATccctatgcattttttttttgtctctttgggAGCACTTTCCCCATAAATCAGTTATACAAGAATCCTCATATCAGTATCTGCTTCTGGAGAATCAGACTGAACACATAAGAATTCCAAGTTCGACATTTGAGTTGAAGGAGCGGTGAATTCTATCAGTTGCACGAAGTGTTCCAGAATCTTACCATTTCCTATGAGGTAAGAAGCCATGAGATGTTTCTTGTTGTAACTGAGAATGACCTTGGGCTATAAAACTGCCACAAAGTACCTCAGGAGATGCTGTGGAAGCATGTTTAGccaacagaaggaagaaaagcttGCTCATGTTTCAAGTGAGTTGGATTTTGGACATCCAAGTTGCGCCTCTCTGCTTTCCTGCTCAAAAGTCACAGAAATTATTAAGGCAAACAGGTCTATAGTGAGGAAACTTGGATCAAAACATAttggtggggctggagatgtggctcaagcggtagtgcgctcacctggcatgcgtgcggcccgggttcgatcctcagcaccacataccaacaaagatgttgtgtccgccgagaactaaaaaataaatattaaaattctctctctctctctttaaaaaaaaaacatattggtATCTGCTCCTGATACTTCTTAGGGTTTCAGAGGCTCTCCACAATTTTATTGTAAAATCGATATGTCATTTCTTAGCTCTTTTGCTCATTTGACACTGTCTTCTCATGCATAATATCATTTAATCTTTGTAGTACACTCGTGAGATATTAACATTCCCATTTGACAGGCAAGAAAGTTGAGGTTCAAACAAACAGGTTATGCTATCTGCCTCAGGTTGCACTCATGGTTGAGTGCCAAAGCTGGGATTTAAGCCCATTTCAGTCTGATTCTGACAACAAAGTACTTAACCACCCACTAGAGTGTGACTCTGATGCTGGCCCCCTTTTCTCCAAAGTGATGAAGGAAAGATTTGTCAACATTTGCACAAAGCACAAAACTATCTCATCTGGGAAGGTTTACACAGACATTTTTCTTTAccaagagaaataaggaaatatataGGAAATTGAAATATAGTAAATGAGCCTGACATGTTATGATacagataatattttatatagcGAAGTTTTCTGTAggcttagcatttttttttcttacaaggcCAATATGATGATTAATGGTTCATGCACAAGAcagaaaattatcattttctttgctgcCCTTTGCAAAGTATTGCATCTTCTGTAATTTCCATCCTATTTGGCCACTTGCTAGGTTATTCTTGggtttgaatttctgtttttcctcttcctgtTCAGTCCTAGCCCCCCTTTTTTTGCAATATAACCAAGGCCAAGAAGGCTGCAGAactacttttgttttattcaatTCCCTCAAGGACTGAAAAATGTGGCTATTCCTGAATTCTAGCAATTTTTGCAAACCTCAAATGCAATACGAGAACACTTTTGGACGACAaccttccatgaaaaaaaaatcctgtatttAAAATACAGGATATGTGTTCATATTTTTGCTTAAGCAGTAAAGGGAAACTATAGGCtgcttttttgaaattttaaggtGTCGGTTTtcagcaacagaaaataaaatctgaaagtaGCTGCAAAAGAAttgattttttactttcatttagaACTAGGTCCAAAGTTTAGAGCAAAGCTCTCTTCTCTGGGGTTCAAATCTTGTTTACCCTGAATAGAATATGCTTTCCTGTTtgatagaaaacaaatgaaaatgttgtAATTGTGAAACAGACCTAGGCAAATGGTCcttaagaatataaaatggtaagCATGGAATCACAAAGCTGGAAGAGACCCTATGAGAATATCTAGTCCTGCCCTTCTCTTCCAATAGGGAAAAGCTAACATCCTCCATGAccattctattttataaattgatGTTTTTCATCTCTCATGCTGTTTATATGATGTTTCAGTTAATAGTGGAATGGAATCACAAGACAGCAGTATCTAACAAAACATCTGGTATATATGATATTCCACAGAACTTTCTAGAAGAAATGAATTCATCACTAACTAAAAAGCAAACCGGGCTTGGTGGTGTATGCttttaatcccagagactcaggaggttggagCAGTTGGATCGCAAAttcaagacagcctcagcaatttagtgaatctctcagcaacttagtgattccctttctcaaaatagaataaaaagggctgggaatggggctcggtggtagagcacccctgggttcaatcccaagtacaaaaaaagatataaaatatgaatagaaaatttATAATGGGAGCTCTGCTatgattaataaaatgaaaataaattatgccTAAGTTCAATGTTTTACAAATTCTATTCATGTCACATTCCTTAGTGTGTTTTGTCCTTTTGAATTAGAAAGGTGCCCATGTAATATGTATTCTAAACAGGAACACTTTTGAGAGAGAAAAGGGTTACCATTAACAATTACACCAGGACAACAGGATTGCCCTAGGCAAACTGGGATTAATGGCTAATCATTGAGACAATGAGTGACCAgaggcaggagaaaaaaaaatagtgaaatatagGTTCTCAATTAAGAAACAAGAGAATTTAAGTCACAAAGATTCAGAGGGATTTCACTGTAATACTTTTTGACATTCTTACCTCAGCTTGGAATCATGGTTAAATATGGGTCAGATAACAAATAAGGACTCCTTTCCATTAAttatgaaagaaggaaggattaAATTCTTATCAGAAAGTAAACTGAGAGACTGAGTCTCCTGTAATTCCACCTACCTATCAAacatgtggtggtgcacacctgtaatcccagcaatttaggaggctgaagcaggaagattgcaaattggaggccaacctgagcaCTTAAGCGAgggcctgtctcaaaacaaacaaactaactaattaactaactaactaactaactaactaactaactaaaaacaaaaaaggggctagggatgtagctcagtggtagagactccctggattcaatcttcagaatggcaggggaaaaaaaaaaaaaacttaaccctACCCCCAGCGTCACACCAGCCTCTAGCCCCACCTCTTTACTCACAATTTCCGGTATATCTCCTCAACTATCCCCTGCTTCCGGGACGAGCCAGCATCATATTTTGCGTTTGCTCAGTCTTGCCACGCAGCCATGAGCACCCAGGGCCACCAGGATTATGCCCATAAGGTGCAGGCTGCCCTCGACCGCCTGATCAGCATGCACCTGCAGGCCTCCTATACCTACCTCTCTCTGGGCTTCTATTTCGAAGGAAACCGTGTGGCTCTGGAGGGCGGTTTCTTCTTCAGGTTGGCTGAGGAAAAGCGAGAAGGTGCCCATCGCCTCCTGAGGCAAAACCAGGTGAGCGACCGCTCCCTCTGCCAGGATGGGCAGAAGCTGACCCAAGATGAGTGGCATGATTGCCTGGAGGCCATGGAAGCTGCCCTGATCCTGGAGAAGAATCTGAACGAGGCCCTTTTGGATCTGCATGCCCTGGGTTTGGCTAACACAGACCCCCAACTCTGCTTTTTCCTGGAGAGCCACTTCTTAGACCAGGAAGTGCAACTCATCAGAAAGATGGGTGAGCATCTGACCAACCTCCGCAGGCTGGCCGGCCAGGATGCTGGTCTGGGCGAGTATCTCTTCAGAAAGCTCACACTCAAGGGTAAATAGGAGCCCCCGGGGCCCAGCGGCTTTGGAGCGGCTCCTCTGTGTTCTCCTAACATCAAGATGCGCCTGAGTTTCTAgcaccagccaagagacagcttCTCACCACCTAGGAGCACCCGCCCAAGCGGTGGattaaatggaaacaaaaaaggtTCTTTTTACAGAGAAGGGGTAAATTTAGgctaagatgaaaaaaataagtattcagAATAGCATGCAGAATTTTTGGTCTGTTTATTTCTATAACCTGTTTAATTTTAATCTGTTCTTAACCTTTCTGAGTGATTTGTGGACTTTTGGGGATCCAACAAGCCGTCTTTTCTCTGTCAAGAAGAAACACACTCACCTTATTCCTAAACATTGCATATACAGTGTTGGACGTTTTGCAGTTTCTCCAAAACCATCATGAGGACTGGAATGATTGTAAAATGTATCCCTGATTTTGCCTAGCTAAAGAGTGGACTATCTGGACTACATCATACTGGACACTCCCAAAACTGTCAAATTCACAATAACAGTGTTTTTCCTGATCTTCAACTTGGTGTGATGCCATCTGCCTATTCTGAGGAATCGAAGAAGTCCTGTGAAATTCATCTTATCACCCATTGGATTGCTGTTGAGAACACTGACTATAACATCATGTGCTGGTCTGTTAATGAAGCCTCTCAAGAGAAATTTTGGTCTGGACTTACTATTAGAAATAACAGTGTTCCACTTGTGTGAttagtttgttttggttttatggaCACAAATGAACTAATTAACTTGTCTTTTCTGATTGCCTACTAGAAAGCTTAGGGCCAAATTTGTAGTCCACCCAgagtaaatgaatagaactgtattgttttgttttggtgtgtgtatATGCTTCTTTCCTGATCTGTTATTAGATTCTTGGTGTATGTTATGGATCCTCTTAAACCACTTTAAATTCTTTTACAAGGTTGTGTATAAATAGATagccaaataaactttaaaatgtagattaaaaatggttctgaagtttattttggagaaaagggaAGATAACTATAAGGAAGTGCTAAGAGAGCCAAAGTGATTAGCCTGGAGGTGGGTCAGGTGGAGGTTAAATTCCAGAAGACAGAAAAGCAgcaaatgtaacattttattcaaaatatattccatCTTTCTCCTGAGTTATCTTCTCCTAACTTAATACATTTGGGTCCCACAGATAGCAGTATAATAAGTGTGTATTGTTTTTCTTGCACATTgaaaggctggagttgtagcttttTCTCAAATCACACAAttggaaaaaaagtaattttcctACAGCTTCTTTCCCTCCTGAAGCGGAAGAGCAAACATgctatcatttcttttattctggAAGGGGCAGAGATATAGGGAAAATATTTTGCAGAGATTGGGACAACTGTTTTGCTTAGTAAGGAGAAAAAAactttctcttcctgttttcatGCAAGGTCatttgataataaaaaaagaatataatggcAACCTGATTTTTAGAGAAAAGAGGGTTTTTTGCCCATTTGCTAATAGTTGGCAATTGTCTTCAGATTTGATGTCAAAACTAATTTctatacttatatatttacataaattatttaaattggagattattttcaaattaacattcaaatataaagacataaatattaatgataaaaaacTGCCTAACACTGAGATCAATTCAGAGGCTGTCATTTGAGGTGCACTGTTTGGGAAGAAGGATGAAAAAATTGTTTCCAAATAATAACAGTATTTGTCAGATCATTAAAGCCTTCCAAACAGATTGAAATGTTCTTTGGTCGTCAAGCAATGCTTGAAAAACATCAATTTGGGGAGAAGAGAAATGATTCAAAGACGTGATAATATATtagtttgacttttaaaaatgacttaaagTTCCTTTTGatatggtggtgtatgcctgtaatctcaatgactgaggaggctgaaataaatggattacaagtttgaggccagcctcagcaatttagcaagactcagcaatgtagcaggaccttgtctcaaaatttaaaaagaaaattaactgtagatttagctcagtggtaaagcacccctgggttcaatctgcagtaccaaaaaaaaaaaaaaaaaaagacttaaggtTCTTGgcaaatttatttgtataaaaatggggatttcatttttttgttgtgctgaggattgaacctaaacaatttagtgagaccttgtctctaagtaaaatataaaaagggctagagatgtggccaAATGGTTAGGCACCTGTGGGTTCAGACTCTGGTACAAGAAAAAGGGGGATTTTGtaacattatatttctttttttcttttttttttttaaagagagagtgagagaggagagagagagagagagagattttttttttttaatatttattttttagttctcggcggacacaacatctttgttggtatgtggtgctgaggatcgaacccgggccgaacgcatgccaggcgagcacgctaccgctgagccacatctccagcccgtaACATTATATTTCTAAAGATTAATTTGGAAACAAATCCCAGAATGTTTTGTTATATGGATAAACATGGTATGTGTACTTGCACAGAGaattataataaatgatttttgtaGGCTTTGGCTAAATTCCTTATACCACCCTTTATTGATCTCCTTGGTCTGCCATGTCTAATTTgccttttaaattgaattttctaTTACTTTCCCATTGTTGAAATTTTGAGGGTGTCAATTGCTCATCTTTTCATCCCAGTTCAGAACAGACAAGAAGCCAGAGGAAAATCAAGATAGCTTTGCTCATAGTTAAGCTAAATTGGAGAATGTGGTATGGCTTTCCACTGCCACACCCTGAGTTAAACTAAACTACCTAGTTCCAAGAAGTGAAGCTGGGATGGAAAGAGCAGTAACTAGGCTGGTATGGCCAGGGGTAGGTTCAGTCTTTTCAGCTAACCCCATGGAGACCCAAGGAAACACAGGTGGCCCAAAAGATGTGGGGAGGGTGTAGCAGGTCCAATCGCTTTGTCCCTGCAGTGATCCTGTGCCCTGGCCAATAAATATCAGGTTGTCAGAATTCTCCACATTGACCTTTCTATCCACCTCTGAGGGTTTAGTTCAAACCTGCCTTCTGTGAAATTTTCTCTCACCAACCCAGTCATCTGGAATGTATTCATCTCTTAGTTGTCTTATGGCAACTATTAGACTGTAGGAAAACTGAAAGCTGGAATGTCAATGGCACACTGGTTGAGTGATGGGCTCTGGGCCAGACTACCTGTGTTGAAATACTGCCTCCACTTTCAACTGATCTTGGCCGATTTCTTCACTTTTCCCAGTTCCAGCTTCTTCATCTGAATAATGATGATCCAACTAATGATCATAATGCTATCCAACTCATAGAATATACTGAATATTAAATGAGACAAGCTATGTAAAGCTCCTAAGGAATGGCCCAGCACATTCTAAAtgcacaaaaatattattttaatcaactAACTTTGCATTTGAGCTATGCTAGTAACATCTCTAAATAAGCTTGCTTCTCAGTTTCAGGGAAATAGAAATTTAGATTCTAGATTCCCCCTTAATAATCCCTTCCTCTCTCTAAATAGACCCTATGTGTGGAAGTAAAATATAGGAATTTGCTCATTTTCTTGGATGTGTTCTTCAGTGAGTAGAAGCAGATGAAGGAGGACCACTCTCTCTTCCACCATATAAATTGAGCCACATTATTTAGGACCTAGgattaattgttttaattaccACACCACTAAAAGCAGGcaaaaaagcattttaatctctctctctcccgaAGAACAAGCTGTACAAAGGGGTCATTTCCAAGCTGAAATGAATTAAGTGCTGGGTGCTAACCTTTACATAGTTGCCACTTCTTGGAAGTCTTCTCCACCCATTCTTTTCTCCCACACTTCCTTCTCCTTCCACTTTGTGATAGCCTTGGATAATCCATGTCAGCATGAGGGAGCAGGAACTGAATAGGCAGTCAAAACTCCAAACCTCACTAAAGCCTTGACCTCCTTTGCACTAGGGCTTGGGTAAAGCTCTTGCTTTGAGGATTCTATGTGGTTGACTTTCCTTAGAGATTGGATTACTAATGTACttatttagaagaggaaaaaaataaaagaaataaagacaaaagaataaaatacaaaaaaatagaggagaaaaatgGCCTTACCACCTTCTTGTCATTATTTATCCCTGTCAGTCATTTATTCACCTTGATAGGTAATTTATGCATCACCATCATAATAAAGCAGACACTAGTCCATGGGTGAATGGAGACATACATCAGGAATTAACATAAGGTTTCAGTTAAGTCTAAACTCCCCAAGAAGCAGACATGCTCAAGGATTTTAGCAATACTTATAACTAAATTAGGAATCAtaggaagaagcaaagaaaaattaatgtagtttcggtctggaatgtccccccaaatctcatATGTTAAAGGCTTTTTCACCAGCTGGGGTACTGTTAGAAGGTGGTGAAAACCTTAGGAGGAGTGGCTTCATTGAAGAAAGCaggtcattggaggcatgtcCTTGagggtatattttgtccctaacccttctccctctctctctttctctctctgcttcctggtagccATGAGGCAAGCAACTTTGCTCTACTGTGtgctctccaccatgatgttgagCCTTCCATCAGGCCCAAATGATGGGGCCAAGTAACCATGGACTGAAGActttgaaaccataagccaatttgatttatctcaggtattttgtcatagcaatagaaaactgaTTAATACAGTTTATTAATTGAGTTTATTAACTGAGATAAATTTGATTTATCTCAATTTCCTCCTCAatttgatttatctcaggtattttgtcatagcaatagaaaactgactaatacaaccTAAATTTTACAAGAAAACCTCACCCCCTACTGCTACATACAATGTCTAGTCAAAGTTAAGGGAGCCCTGGGCAGAGGCAGGTATTCtggggtttaaaaaaatcaaccacTTATTCTTGCCATAAATTCATACACTGAATCTCACCATGAGAAAACATCACATAGATTCACCTTGAAGGGAATTCTATAAAATTACTAGCTTATAATCATCAAAACTGTCaggatcaagaaagaaagaaaaagactgaggAACTGTCTCAGGTTAAAGAAGAATACAAAGTATGACAATTAAATGAATGAGCCTAGATTGAAtcagttttgggaaaaaaaaactattaagaaaATTGAGACATTTTGCATACGGACTATACATTGCATAATGATGTTATATCAATGGTAAATATTCTGATTTGGATAATTGCATGGTGGTTAAGTAGAATAATGTCCTTGCTTTTAGAAAACACACACTAAAGTGTTTAGGAGTAGTTAACTAGGCAAAATATTTCCAAGTTACAAATggttaagaaaaacaaagaaaaaaattggtgaaTCTGGGTGAACAGAAGTTCTTGTAGTATTtattgcaacttttctgtaagttCAAAATTATATCTAAGTaaacttatttataattatatattttaatttatacaattataagttatttataaaaattattgtatcTAAATAAAAGTTGTCACTAAAAAGTGAATCTTAGATCATTTAGATTTGATTGGGCCCAACCACTCATGGTTATACTTCCTCTGTATGTGGCACCTGCTATGTCACTTCTCATTGCAGGAGGTGAAGAGTCTGTCAAAAGAGATGCAGggatttggttatttatttattgcttttttgttAAGTTAGTAATTATTTGGtctggaaatgtagcttagtgttagagcacttgcctagcatgcatgaagccctgagtacaaaccccagcacacacacacacacacacacacacacacacacacacacacacacaagcttaaGTCTCCTCTGCTGGACTATGAACAAGGATTtgctttattcatctttgtatctccTGCACGTATCATAGTACCTAACAAACTAAGTgttccaaaataatttattgaacaaatattgCAAAGATTTCTGAGTAAATATTTGGACTTAGATTTCCCATCATAGGGCTTCATAAACATTTTGGCTAccagaaaatttcatttttttcttttccttgtgagTATAAATTATATGCTTTCAGATTTGCTACATGACTCTCATCTACACAAAAGAtgtcaacaaattttaaaaagagaaagtagcCAGGACAGGGAGGCACGGAAAAGGAAATCCTATTATTTTATTACCTCACAAGTGATATTGGTACTGGactaagtattttaatttttcaggccTTCTGGTTTATATCTTCAAAGGAGGATCTGTGCTAGTTGCTtttctggtgaaaaaaaaaatagatttctttcAGCCATTTTGTGCTTTGGGGACTATGCAGAGCTTCAAGATTTAAGACTCTTGTCAGCCTGAAAGGTCACAGAGCAGGATGGAAGATCCAGTTGGCTTTTTGCTTTTATTCACTTCTTCTATTCAGCTCTCATCCCACATTT
This window of the Urocitellus parryii isolate mUroPar1 chromosome X, mUroPar1.hap1, whole genome shotgun sequence genome carries:
- the LOC113181901 gene encoding ferritin light chain-like is translated as MSTQGHQDYAHKVQAALDRLISMHLQASYTYLSLGFYFEGNRVALEGGFFFRLAEEKREGAHRLLRQNQVSDRSLCQDGQKLTQDEWHDCLEAMEAALILEKNLNEALLDLHALGLANTDPQLCFFLESHFLDQEVQLIRKMGEHLTNLRRLAGQDAGLGEYLFRKLTLKGK